Proteins encoded together in one Dehalococcoidia bacterium window:
- a CDS encoding ornithine cyclodeaminase family protein produces the protein MLLINNAEVEKLLPMIDCIDAQDRAFRGLPTGDSVHRPRIDLYMPAERTDGYYRWGTMEGASKELGVFAIRMKSDILFWPTDEHGYWKEDKYSVEPGLYCGLIFLFSTKNGEPLAIINDGILQHMRVGGGAGLGVRYLSRPDSQTVGMLGSGGMARTYLEAFAAVRDIRQVKVFSPTEANRELYAEEMSAKLELEVRAVDTPEAAVEGVDIVAACTNAMEPALKGAWLQSGQHVTDVRGELDEEVFSRADIIVKQGVAHSRPRNEDPRHMGEGYNNGDYIGGTEEEKKRLPQRHAGSRVGAGGDDSTPTFNDLASGNIQRTSPEDITLYLNSGNQGLQFAAVGGMVYEKARQQGLGRELPTEWFLQDIRD, from the coding sequence ATGTTACTTATTAATAATGCTGAAGTAGAAAAACTTTTACCTATGATTGATTGTATAGATGCTCAGGATAGAGCATTTCGCGGATTACCAACTGGGGACTCAGTTCATAGGCCGAGGATTGATTTGTACATGCCTGCGGAACGAACAGACGGTTATTACCGATGGGGCACAATGGAAGGGGCAAGTAAAGAACTTGGTGTCTTTGCAATCCGAATGAAATCAGACATCCTCTTTTGGCCTACCGATGAACATGGATACTGGAAAGAAGATAAATACTCTGTAGAGCCTGGATTATATTGTGGTTTGATATTCTTATTTAGTACAAAAAATGGAGAGCCATTGGCGATAATTAACGACGGCATTTTGCAGCATATGCGTGTTGGCGGTGGAGCTGGATTGGGAGTGAGGTACCTTTCCCGACCAGATTCTCAAACAGTTGGAATGTTGGGATCAGGTGGTATGGCACGTACTTACCTTGAGGCTTTTGCCGCAGTACGGGATATAAGGCAGGTGAAAGTATTCAGTCCAACGGAGGCGAACCGTGAGCTTTACGCTGAAGAGATGTCTGCGAAATTAGAGCTAGAAGTAAGAGCTGTCGATACCCCCGAAGCTGCAGTAGAGGGAGTTGATATTGTGGCGGCTTGCACAAACGCTATGGAACCTGCGTTAAAGGGCGCATGGCTGCAGTCAGGGCAGCATGTTACTGATGTTAGAGGCGAATTAGATGAAGAAGTTTTTTCGCGCGCGGACATTATCGTAAAGCAAGGCGTTGCTCATTCCCGCCCTCGTAATGAAGACCCAAGACATATGGGAGAAGGTTACAACAACGGGGATTATATTGGGGGTACTGAAGAAGAAAAAAAACGATTACCTCAACGCCATGCTGGTTCACGAGTGGGAGCAGGTGGTGACGATAGCACCCCTACCTTCAATGATCTAGCTAGTGGAAATATTCAAAGAACTTCACCTGAAGATATAACTCTGTACCTCAACAGTGGAAATCAGGGATTACAATTTGCTGCTGTTGGTGGAATGGTATACGAAAAAGCTCGGCAGCAAGGACTCGGACGAGAATT